The Micromonospora violae DNA segment CGGATCTGTCTCCTCGGCCCGGGCCGCGCTGGGATTCCCCGGCGCGGCCCGGGCCGCCTCGGTTAGCCTGTCAATAAGGGTCCAATCGGCTCAATCCGGACCTACCGGCATGGCGAGGGGGAGCGATGGCGGAGCCGGCGAAGAAGGTGGCCCAGCAGACGGAGGACCGGTTGGAGAACCTGGCCGAGACCATCCGCAAGAAGTTCGACAAGGTGACCGAGGGGACCTACCGGGACCGGATCATCGCGGGCCGGTTCGCTGAGGACGGCGACCACGCCGACGAGCGGAGCCGGGCCGAGCCGGAACGCCAGCGGGACTGATCGGTGACTGACGTGCGGGCCGGGAGCCACGGGGGGTCCCGGCCCGTTCGCCTGTCGTCAGGTGCCGGCCGGGACGCGGGGAGCGCAGCGGCGTAGGAACCCACACCCCGCTGGCGATCAGTTCGGTCTCAGCCGAGGCGGCGGTTCTCGCGGACCAGGCCGCCCTCGCACCAGTCGCGGTAGACGAAGAGATCCGGTCGCGCCAACAGCACCCGACCGTTGTGCGCCCAGATCTTCATCAGCTCGTCGCCGTCACGCTCGGCCTGTTCGACGAGCTTGCGGAAGCGACGCTTGGGGTGGGCGCGGAAGTTCGTCCGGATGCCGTCGGCCGCGTAGATGTAGAGGCAGTGCAGCGCGAACCGTCGGGCCGGGCAGGTGGAATCCATCGCTAACTCGAAGAGCGTCAACACCAGCCGGTCGCCGGAGACCAACAGGTCCCAGTCGGGTGGCATCGAGGCCAACGGCACCGAATCGGGCTTGTAGGCCCAAGCTCGCAACTCCGCCGGAGTCGGATCGACGGGGTTGGCGAAGCCGTGGAACGTCGATTCCTGCACGCTCACCGGCCAACCTTCCGCTCTCGCCCGCGTCTGGCAACGCTGCCTGCGGACCCTGGCTGCTGGGGCGAAACGGTAACCCGCCGTCGGGTGCTGCGGTAGTCCCCGTGGGGAGCAATTCAGCAACCGTTGGGCGGGTTACCGACCGTCAGTCGTGGATCGGGATCGAGGCTGGCCGCTGGGCCGCCGCACGGTTGCGCAGCCAGCGCTTGAACCACGGGAAGTCGGGCAGCCGAGCCAGGATCGGCCCGGTCACCACGGTGATCAGGACGTACGTCGCGGCCAGCGCTGCCAACCGTGGTTCGACGCTCCCGGCGGCCACCGCGAGCCCGGCGATGACGATGGAGAACTCACCTCGCGGTACGAGTGCCAGGCCGGTCCGCCATCGACCGGGCTCCGCGATGCCGACCCGGCGGGCGGCGAGGTAACCGGTGAGCGTCTTCGTCGCCATGGTGACCACGGCCAGGGCCAGAGCCGGCAGCAGCACCGGCGGAATGTCCTGCGGGCTGGTGGTCAGACCGAAGAAGACGAAGAACACCGCGGCGAACAGGTCCCGCAGCGGCGAGAGCAGCTCGGTGGCGTGGTGCGCCACCGGGCCGGAGAGGGCGATGCCGACCAGGAACGCGCCGACCGCCGCCGACACCTGGAGCGACGCGGCGATGCCCGCGATCAGCAACGTCAGACCGAGTACGCCGAGGAGCAGCGCCTCCGGGTCCTTCGCCGACAGGGCGGCGGAGATGAGGTGGCCGTACCGGATGGCGAGGACCAGCACGAGCAGCACCGTACCCACCGCGACGGTGAGCGCGATCCCGCCGCCGAGCAGGCCGGTACCGGCCAGGACGGCGGTGACGAGCGGCAGGTAGAGCGCCATCGCCAGGTCCTCGATCACCAGGACCGAGAGGATCACCGGGGTTTCCCGGTTACCGACCCGGCCCAGGTCGGCGAGGACCTTGGCGATCACGCCGGACGAGGAGACCCAGGTGATGCCGCCGAGTACCAGGGCGGCGACCCAATCCCAGCCGAGCAGCAGGGCGAACCCCGCCCCGGGCAGCGCATTGAGGACGCC contains these protein-coding regions:
- a CDS encoding cation:proton antiporter, whose product is MHDFTTLLIEVGALLLLLGLLSRLSRRFGLSPIPLYLLAGLAFGHGGLLPLDASEEFFAVGAEIGVILLLVMLGLEYSANELVGNLRSAAPAGLIDGVLNALPGAGFALLLGWDWVAALVLGGITWVSSSGVIAKVLADLGRVGNRETPVILSVLVIEDLAMALYLPLVTAVLAGTGLLGGGIALTVAVGTVLLVLVLAIRYGHLISAALSAKDPEALLLGVLGLTLLIAGIAASLQVSAAVGAFLVGIALSGPVAHHATELLSPLRDLFAAVFFVFFGLTTSPQDIPPVLLPALALAVVTMATKTLTGYLAARRVGIAEPGRWRTGLALVPRGEFSIVIAGLAVAAGSVEPRLAALAATYVLITVVTGPILARLPDFPWFKRWLRNRAAAQRPASIPIHD